A window of the Sabethes cyaneus chromosome 1, idSabCyanKW18_F2, whole genome shotgun sequence genome harbors these coding sequences:
- the LOC128732771 gene encoding CLIP domain-containing serine protease B10-like: MMKNIWTSVSFILVLVLESALSQNACRTPNRRDGRCIPRTECRSFMQYFFPDRILTADELTFLQLSRCNESPPMICCPDRAQTSATEATVQSDFSGLLPDPKRFECGLDILTDKIYGGEDTLLEEFPWYALLEYVSKKNERMFQCGGSLISKRYVLTAAHCLDNTKLDDGERFVNVRLGEYNTETVDDCQGTGEDRICSDPPQNFGIEEIIVHPRYSKADTNQHDDIALVRLDRDAVMNTYVTPICLPEADFTATRAGTNVTIVGFGHTGRKRHSGVKQKADVPIVDQNQCQTKWGKRVLVGNGQLCAGGHFNIDSCHGDSGGPLMTQRLYWTLEGIVSFGNRCGLEGWPGMYTRVASYTDWIKSAIRA, from the exons ATGATGAAAAACATTTGGACATCCGTGAGCTTCATCTTGGTACTCGTTCTCGAATCAGCGTTGAGCCAAAATG CCTGCAGGACGCCAAATCGACGGGACGGCCGCTGCATACCGCGTACCGAATGTCGCAGCTTTATGCAATACTTTTTCCCGGACCGTATCCTGACGGCAGACGAACTAACCTTTCTGCAGTTATCGCGCTGCAACGAGAGCCCACCGATGATTTGCTGCCCAGATCGGGCTCAAACCAGCGCGACGGAAGCGACGGTTCAGTCCGATTTCAGCGGTCTTTTGCCGGATCCGAAACGGTTCGAATGCGGGCTGGACATCCTGACCGATAAGATCTACGGCGGGGAAGACACTCTGCTGGAGGAGTTTCCGTGGTACGCACTGCTCGAATACGTCAGCAAGAAGAACGAGCGGATGTTTCAGTGCGGCGGTTCGCTGATCAGCAAGCGTTACGTACTGACGGCGGCACACTGTCTGGATAATACGAAACTGGATGATGGCGAACGATT CGTCAACGTTCGACTGGGTGAGTATAATACCGAAACAGTGGATGACTGCCAAGGGACAGGTGAAGATCGAATCTGTTCGGATCCACCGCAGAACTTTGGAATCGAAGAGATTATCGTCCATCCTCGGTACTCCAAAGCAGACACCAATCAGCATGATGACATTGCCCTAGTTCGGTTGGATCGGGATGCGGTAATGAACACTTACGTGACGCCAATTTGTCTTCCGGAAGCGGACTTCACAGCGACCCGTGCAGGAACAAATGTTACGATTGTTGGTTTTGGACATACCGGAAGGAAAC GTCATAGTGGCGTGAAGCAGAAAGCGGATGTCCCGATCGTGGATCAAAACCAATGCCAGACAAAGTGGGGCAAGCGTGTATTGGTGGGCAATGGTCAGTTGTGCGCCGGAGGCCACTTCAACATCGACTCCTGTCATGGCGATTCCGGTGGCCCACTAATGACCCAGCGACTCTACTGGACCCTCGAAGGGATTGTTTCCTTTGGCAATCGCTGCGGTCTCGAAGGATGGCCTGGAATGTACACACGAGTAGCGAGCTATACCGACTGGATCAAGAGTGCAATAAGAGCGTGA
- the LOC128732770 gene encoding CLIP domain-containing serine protease B9-like, with amino-acid sequence MILRSPLLGSCLLLLLVAIQDTTQQECMTPTRKRGLCLSIYECSSMLSFFGDRLLSWADREFLRLSACTGAPSGQSPFVCCPDKIIKSNAVTEGSTAKPAAGSEAGTTPPPTTSPHLVVEIPATSAPLNPQQRTEISGGVLPDPKKNECGVSIGMRIYGGENADIDEFPWLAMLEFENFRGERKFSCGGSLINSRYVLTAAHCVVGEVEQKEGTLISVRLGEYDTSTDIDCIEQDSEKICADPPMDVPVEEKVAHPEYNEMTKLNDIALLRLIRDIQYSDFIQPICLPLVDFKNSAAGDVTFVTGFGRTLKGNRSDIKQKLGIKVYDQERCQAKFATKKADITPKQLCAGGDFARDSCHGDSGGPLMKLYKVWTLEGVVSYGNRCGLEDWPGVYTRVPAYMQWIRSSLRD; translated from the exons ATGATCCTCCGATCGCCATTGCTCGGAagctgtttgcttttgcttctGGTAGCGATACAGGATACTACCCAGCAAG AATGCATGACTCCAACACGGAAACGTGGTTTGTGCCTGTCAATCTACGAATGCAGCAGCATGCTGTCCTTTTTCGGCGATCGTCTGTTGTCGTGGGCGGACCGGGAATTTCTTCGGCTATCGGCATGCACTGGGGCCCCGTCTGGACAATCACCATTCGTTTGTTGCCCGGATAAGATAATAAAATCGAACGCAGTAACTGAGGGTAGCACCGCGAAACCTGCCGCAGGTAGTGAAGCTGGCACTACCCCTCCGCCAACGACATCACCGCACCTGGTGGTAGAAATACCAGCGACGAGTGCCCCGCTGAATCCACAGCAGCGGACCGAAATCAGCGGCGGTGTTCTGCCGGATCCGAAAAAGAACGAATGCGGTGTCAGCATCGGGATGCGAATCTACGGTGGCGAGAATGCTGACATCGACGAATTTCCCTGGCTGGCGATGCTGGAGTTCGAGAACTTCCGTGGTGAACGCAAATTTAGCTGCGGAGGATCGCTGATCAATAGCCGGTATGTGCTAACGGCGGCACATTGCGTGGTTGGCGAGGTGGAACAAAAAGAAGGAACATT GATCAGCGTTCGATTGGGCGAATACGACACCAGCACCGACATCGATTGCATCGAGCAGGATAGCGAGAAAATCTGTGCCGATCCGCCAATGGATGTTCCGGTCGAGGAGAAGGTTGCCCACCCAGAGTACAATGAAATGACCAAACTTAACGACATCGCACTGCTGCGACTTATCCGGGACATCCAGTACTCCGACTTCATTCAACCGATCTGCCTGCCATTAGTTGATTTTAAGAACTCAGCCGCCGGAGATGTCACCTTTGTGACCGGCTTCGGACGAACGTTAAAAG GCAACCGCAGCGACATCAAGCAGAAGCTCGGCATCAAGGTGTACGATCAGGAGCGCTGCCAGGCCAAGTTTGCCACTAAGAAAGCGGACATAACACCAAAGCAGCTGTGCGCGGGTGGTGACTTCGCACGGGACTCCTGCCACGGTGATTCCGGTGGTCCACTGATGAAACTGTACAAGGTCTGGACGCTGGAGGGAGTGGTCTCCTATGGAAACCGATGCGGACTGGAGGACTGGCCCGGCGTGTACACCCGAGTGCCGGCCTACATGCAGTGGATCCGTTCCTCGCTCAGGGATTAA
- the LOC128732769 gene encoding CLIP domain-containing serine protease B8-like, which produces MKCAVIVLLLTSLLSTLAAKSKQTEQDAPHVWEVTTVCSIPNESQQGTCKAPDDCEAYGAINDPSNLSSVGRLSFLKQIQCNATVSVGTDQMIVGGVCCPRTATYRSPALNESLPRRIRPPSPVVHSRFGDDESCGYQTYVAKIRGGEIANIDEFPWMAMLLYETRDSSVVVHGCGGALISRNFVVTAAHCVTGREYDTKGPLKYVRLREYNVYDDPDCVIEQDFRDCSEEKFDAVPKNIIIHPDYDNDGLNKHHDIALIEIEPSPPYSDFLRPICLPEPELDNGAAEGKKLVVSGWGRTDIFRKQLGNNALSPIKLKVVLPFVDQETCKKVFRPQRLEIGSGQLCAGGQKAKDTCGGDSGSPLMYYDVRKGVWVLTGIVSLGVRECGTEGIPGVYTNVREYLDWLKMNAAL; this is translated from the exons ATGAAGTGCGCTGTGATTGTACTGTTGTTGACTTCGTTGCTTTCTACATTGGCAGCGAAATCGAAGCAAACAGAGCAAG ATGCACCGCATGTTTGGGAGGTTACTACTGTATGTAGCATTCCGAACGAGTCACAACAGGGTACTTGTAAGGCCCCGGATGACTGCGAGGCATATGGCGCTATTAATGACCCGTCAAATTTGAGCTCCGTCGGCCGGCTAAGCTTCTTGAAGCAGATTCAGTGTAATGCGACTGTGAGCGTTGGAACGGACCAGATGATAGTTGGTGGCGTCTGTTGTCCTCGGACAGCAACTTACAG GTCTCCGGCACTCAACGAGAGCCTTCCGAGGCGCATCCGACCGCCATCGCCGGTAGTCCATTCTCGATTCGGAGATGATGAAAGCTGCGGCTATCAGACGTacgtggccaaaatccgtggcGGCGAGATCGCCAACATCGACGAGTTTCCCTGGATGGCGATGCTGCTGTACGAAACCA GAGATTCCAGCGTTGTGGTGCACGGCTGCGGAGGGGCCCTGATTAGCCGGAACTTTGTCGTTACGGCTGCACATTGCGTAACCGGACGGGAGTACGACACCAAAGGACCGCT CAAATACGTCCGtcttcgggagtacaacgtgtatGACGATCCGGATTGCGTAATCGAGCAGGACTTCCGGGACTGTTCGGAGGAAAAATTCGACGCCGTTCCGAAGAACATAATTATCCACCCGGACTACGACAACGACGGTCTCAACAAGCACCACGATATCGCACTGATCGAGATCGAGCCCAGTCCGCCCTACTCGGACTTTCTACGGCCGATCTGTTTGCCAGAGCCGGAACTGGACAACGGCGCCGCCGAGGGCAAGAAGCTGGTCGTTTCCGGTTGGGGTCGAACGGATATCT TCCGCAAGCAGTTGGGAAACAATGCGCTCAGCCCAATCAAGCTGAAAGTGGTCCTACCGTTCGTCGATCAGGAGACCTGCAAGAAGGTGTTTCGTCCGCAGCGATTGGAAATCGGTTCCGGCCAGTTGTGCGCCGGTGGTCAGAAGGCAAAGGATACCTGTGGCGGCGATAGCGGTTCACCGCTGATGTACTACGACGTTCGGAAGGGCGTCTGGGTGCTGACCGGGATCGTGTCGCTGGGGGTACGCGAATGTGGAACCGAGGGCATCCCTGGTGTGTATACCAATGTACGCGAGTATCTCGACTGGTTGAAGATGAACGCGGCGCTTTAA
- the LOC128737198 gene encoding CLIP domain-containing serine protease B8-like gives MIVSLRLAVSVYAFIGSIGAHRLEDTLHVRHSKCEIPGELHEGVCRSIVECPAFQKIMNGSDVRLIGREEFVEKLKCGKHDGSEVCCPSGETYRLLEAEEDDYCGVQALKFRIKGGSITEIDEFPWMAMLLRQNRNTNSLYYHCGAALISRTFVLTAAHCVAIDAADKKQDLLKYVRLREYNIFQDPDCVLGGGFMDCAEEKLDYKPRAVLIHPGFTLDSPSYDHDVGLIQIEPVPPYSDFLRPICLPELEVDNGAHPGGVFSVAGWGKTDFFSKDLGSVSFSPIKLKVMLPFFGLDQCKKVYEELNVSHLRETQLCAGGRRSKDSCAGDSGSPLMHYDRRKAVWVLTGVASFGVQDCGRPGVPGVYTNVREYLTWIKQNIRSI, from the exons ATGATCGTATCGTTGAGATTGGCAGTATCGGTTTATGCCTTTATCGGATCGATCGGAGCCCACCGGTTGGAAG ATACGCTGCACGTGAGACATTCTAAATGCGAAATTCCTGGTGAACTACACGAAGGGGTGTGTCGATCCATAGTGGAGTGCCCAGCTTTCCAGAAGATAATGAATGGCAGCGATGTACGGCTAATCGGTCGGGAAGAATTCGTGGAAAAGTTGAAATGTGGAAAACACGATGGCTCAGAGGTTTGTTGTCCTTCTGGGGAAACTTACCGATTACTCGAAGCGGAAGAGGATGACTATTGCGGTGTGCAGGCGCTCAAATTTCGAATCAAAGGTGGTTCGATCACGGAAATCGATGAGTTCCCTTGGATGGCAATGCTGCTTCGGCAGAATC GAAACACCAATTCATTGTATTATCATTGCGGAGCAGCACTGATTAGTCGAACTTTCGTACTAACGGCAGCTCATTGCGTCGCTATTGATGCAGCGGACAAGAAGCAAGATTTATT GAAATATGTTCGTCTGCGTGAGTACAACATCTTTCAGGATCCCGATTGCGTGCTGGGAGGCGGTTTTATGGATTGCGCCGAAGAAAAACTGGACTATAAACCACGCGCAGTGTTGATCCATCCGGGATTCACGCTTGATTCGCCCAGCTATGATCATGACGTTGGCCTGATTCAGATAGAACCGGTTCCCCCGTACTCGGATTTTCTGCGCCCGATTTGTCTCCCTGAGCTCGAGGTGGACAATGGGGCCCACCCTGGAGGTGTGTTCAGTGTTGCCGGCTGGGGGAAGACTGATTTTT TTAGCAAAGATCTCGGATCGGTGAGCTTCAGTCCAATCAAGTTAAAGGTAATGCTGCCCTTTTTTGGCCTGGATCAGTGTAAGAAAGTGTACGAAGAACTGAACGTGTCCCATCTACGGGAGACGCAACTTTGCGCCGGTGGCCGAAGGTCGAAAGATTCCTGCGCGGGAGATAGTGGGTCCCCGCTGATGCACTACGATCGCCGGAAAGCGGTTTGGGTACTGACCGGAGTGGCCAGTTTCGGTGTTCAGGATTGCGGCCGGCCCGGAGTGCCCGGTGTTTACACTAATGTGCGGGAGTATTTGACGTGGATAAAGCAAAATATACGCAGTATTTAA